One segment of Theobroma cacao cultivar B97-61/B2 chromosome 9, Criollo_cocoa_genome_V2, whole genome shotgun sequence DNA contains the following:
- the LOC18588213 gene encoding uncharacterized protein LOC18588213, which yields MASVEGRVSYSTLSKLEKENNNAYQFDDDYNDSVWPVPEDKSIVPLGSKSMKRDHFYQFPAESEDVIDGGYDSGDDVYKSMRNGLHPDVNLKNVLSGLFAIVTGRNKGPTSVSLNQHYQSSNVSFLGSGKNGDTYLHSSVYIPSAPPLLEPSGINYNAYKEVLEAEPPEWLPDSSTTVCMQCDAPFTAITCGRHHCRFCGRIFCRTCSKGRCLLPVKFRERNPQRVCDSCYDRLDPLQGVLINTISNAVQVAKHDVMDWTCTRGWLNLPVGLSMEHEIYKASNTLRSYCQVARLNPERSIPLAVLKGAKGLAILTVVKAGVLVAYKLGTGLVTARRSDGTWSAPSAIFSVGLGWGAQIGGEVMDLIIVLHDSKAVKTFCSRMHFSLGAGCSAAAGPVGRVLEADLRAGDRGSGMCYTYSCSKGAFVGVSLEGNIVATRMDTNLRFYGDPYLTTADILLGTVDRPKAAEPLYVALDDLYSSLHY from the exons ATGGCCAGCGTTGAGGGTAGGGTCTCGTATTCCACGCTTTCAAAACTAGAAAAGGAGAATAATAACGCGTAtcaatttgatgatgattataATGATTCTGTTTGGCCTGTGCCAGAAGACAAAAGTATTGTCCCATTAGGCTCGAAGTCAATGAAAAGAGATCACTTTTATCAGTTTCCAGCTGAATCTGAGGATGTTATTGATGGAGGTTATGATTCTGGTGATGATGTCTATAAATCAATGCGGAATGGCTTGCATCCAGATGTGAACTTGAAGAATGTGTTGAGTGGGTTATTTGCAATTGTAACTGGGCGTAATAAAGGCCCCACGAGTGTTTCTTTGAATCAGCATTACCAAAGTTCTAATGTCTCATTTTTGGGGTCTGGAAAGAATGGAGATACCTATCTGCACTCCTCGGTTTATATACCGAGTGCACCACCACTTCTGGAGCCAAGTGGGATAAATTATAATGCATATAAAGAGGTGTTGGAAGCTGAGCCTCCAGAGTGGCTTCCTGATAGTTCTACCACGGTTTGCATGCAGTGTGATGCTCCCTTTACTGCAATTACATGTGGCAGACATCATTGCCGGTTTTGTGGAAGGATTTTCTGCAGAACATGTTCTAAGGGAAGGTGCTTGCTTCCTGTTaaatttagagaaagaaatcCCCAGAGGGTGTGTGATTCTTGCTATGATAGGCTTGACCCATTGCAGGGTGTTCTTATTAATACCATTAGCAACGCTGTGCAAGTAGCAAAACATGATGTCATGGATTGGACGTGCACTCGAGGTTGGTTGAATTTGCCTGTTGGTTTGTCCATGGAACATGAGATCTACAAAGCATCCAATACCTTGAGAAGCTATTGCCAG GTTGCTAGGTTGAATCCAGAGAGATCTATACCATTGGCAGTTCTGAAAGGAGCCAAAGGCTTAGCTATTTTAACTGTTGTTAAAGCTGGAGTTCTTGTTGCATACAAACTTGGGACTGGTCTTGTTACTGCACGAAGGTCAGATGGAACATGGTCTGCCCCATCAGCTATATTCTCTGTTGGTTTAGGATGGGGTGCTCAG ATTGGGGGTGAGGTCATGGATTTGATAATTGTGCTTCATGATTCGAAAGCTGTGAAGACATTTTGTAGTCGAATGCATTTTTCTCTTGGTGCTGGATGCAGTGCTGCTGCAGGACCTGTAGGGAGAGTGCTGGAAGCTGATCTTCGGGCAGGGGATCGAGGCTCTGGCATGTGTTACACTTACAGTTGTAGCAAAG GGGCATTTGTTGGTGTGTCATTGGAAGGGAACATTGTTGCAACAAGAATGGATACCAACCTACGGTTCTATGGTGATCCTTATCTCACCACTGCTGACATACTGCTTGGGACAGTGGACAGACCAAAGGCTGCTGAGCCCTTGTATGTTGCTCTGGATGACCTCTACTCTAGCCTACATTATTAG